Below is a genomic region from Demequina sp. NBRC 110054.
GAACAGCGCGAGCGCGCCGCCGATGAGGCCGATGTTCTTGTTGAACGAGACCTGCTCGGTCTGCTTCGCCTGCGCGTCGGACTCCTTCCAGTGCGCGTGCATGAAGAGGCTGATCGGGATCAGCGTCGCGGCGACGAGGAGCGAGCCCAGGTCGCCGAACACGCCGAGCAGCACCATGAGCGCGCCGATGCCCATCGCGACGCCCGAGAGGATGACGCCGGCCTTGCCGCCCGGGGCACCCTTGTAGGCCGCGTACTGAGCCATCGCGTCGGACTGCGTGAGGTGGCCGACGGCGGACAGCAGGAAGATGAGCGCGAACAGGATGCGCGCGACGAGGAAGACGATGTCCATGAGAGGGTTCCTTCAGTTAGTTGTAAGTACAACCACACTGTAGGGCCATTTACTTGCGTTTGCAACTAAGTTGCGCGGACGACCCCCCGAACGCCACACGAGGGGACCTCCTCGACGAAGTGAGGGCACCGCTCCCCCGCGGGATCGCGGGGGCCCGGAGCGCGGCTCCGGGACCCCCGCGAGCGCAGCTGAGCGTCGACTAGGGCAGCACGAGCTTGCCGTTGCCACAGTGGATCCGCGCCGTCTGCAGCCGCACCTCGACGGCGTCGTGACCGTCGTCGGGCGTCAGGACGACGGAGATCTCGCTCACCGGCCTGTTCTGCAGACCGGAGTCGAGCAGGAGCACCCGCGGCTCGCCAGCCACGATCGCCGCGGTCTCCGCCTCGGGATACAGGCGGTCCGAGGAGACGGAGACCGCATACTCGGGAGCACCCTCGGTCGCTGAGAGCGCGACCTCGATCGCCGCCGTGCCCTCGTCCGAGCACATCGTCGTCACGGCGACGGTCACGCCGTCGAACTCCCGCGTCTCCCGGTACCAGTCGACGCCCGACTCGTTCACGACGTCGCCCACGATCGCCGCCACCACCGTGCCGGACTCGCCCGTGTTGCCGGCCGAGTCGACCGCGCGGAAGTCGACATCGAGCATCCCGACCTCGTCGAGGGCCACCTCCTCTCCCTCGTACGCGGTCCAGGCGCCGCCCTCGACCCGGTACTCGATCTCACCGACACCGGAGCCGACATCGGTCGCGGCAAGCGAGAGCAGCACCGGCGAGGACGGCGTGCCCAGACCCGAGATCGGGTTGAGCACGGCGGTCGCGACGGGATCCTCGGCGTCGACGAGCAGC
It encodes:
- a CDS encoding DoxX family protein codes for the protein MDIVFLVARILFALIFLLSAVGHLTQSDAMAQYAAYKGAPGGKAGVILSGVAMGIGALMVLLGVFGDLGSLLVAATLIPISLFMHAHWKESDAQAKQTEQVSFNKNIGLIGGALALFLLFASTGADMGLTITGPLFAIG